The following proteins are co-located in the Sporolactobacillus pectinivorans genome:
- a CDS encoding aldose epimerase codes for MYEVTEYEREGLSFIRLSGDGSYAELCPERGAIVTAFHASGKDLLYLNEQTLFNREKNVRGGIPVLFPMGGQLTDGRYEWDGKVYEMKNHGLARTRPWLVIHHDADAEHAEVTVSFSSDQETKQSFPFDFDVKLTYKLEKGRLIIQQLYSNLSSETMPIYPGFHPYFAISNKEVHVTTDATHYLDYNDNKIKPFDGAIDLTDLVEPVVFQDQSDKLAADFDESEMLVIEKDPAFRYIVLWTEKGKDYVCVEPWTAKKDEYNEKQDLLYVEKDHPLELSVTFYLQKR; via the coding sequence ATGTATGAGGTAACCGAATATGAAAGAGAAGGATTAAGCTTTATCAGATTGTCCGGTGATGGATCGTATGCAGAGCTGTGCCCTGAACGTGGCGCTATTGTGACCGCCTTTCATGCGTCAGGAAAGGATCTGCTGTATCTGAATGAACAGACACTGTTCAACCGTGAAAAGAATGTGCGCGGTGGCATCCCTGTACTGTTTCCAATGGGAGGCCAATTGACAGACGGCCGGTATGAATGGGACGGAAAAGTATATGAAATGAAAAATCATGGACTGGCCAGAACGAGGCCGTGGCTGGTCATTCACCATGATGCGGATGCGGAACACGCAGAAGTGACTGTTTCTTTTTCGAGCGATCAGGAAACAAAGCAATCTTTCCCTTTTGATTTTGATGTCAAACTGACATACAAGCTTGAAAAGGGCAGACTGATCATTCAGCAGCTTTACAGCAATCTCTCATCTGAAACCATGCCGATTTATCCCGGTTTTCACCCGTATTTTGCTATTTCAAATAAAGAAGTTCATGTCACAACTGATGCAACTCACTATCTGGATTATAATGACAATAAAATTAAGCCATTTGACGGGGCAATTGATCTGACTGATCTGGTCGAGCCCGTTGTGTTTCAGGATCAATCGGATAAACTGGCAGCAGACTTTGATGAATCTGAAATGCTGGTGATTGAAAAAGATCCGGCTTTTCGCTACATTGTGCTTTGGACTGAAAAAGGCAAGGATTATGTATGTGTTGAACCTTGGACAGCAAAGAAGGATGAATATAATGAGAAACAGGATCTTTTGTATGTAGAAAAAGATCATCCTCTTGAGCTGTCGGTAACTTTTTACCTGCAGAAGCGCTGA